The genomic region TCAGCGCTAGATCCGGATGACGGCTCCTGATCGCCATCATAAGACGCTGCCTGCGCCCTATTTGCCCACGATACCCGCTTCCTCCAACTTTGACCCGCGTCGGTCCCCAGTCTTGTCCACGATAGTGCCGTCAAACGCAAGATGTGGCATCGCCAGTGCTACCCCAGGCGGTGGGACCATCCACCGACCTCCCCGGGTGAGCCACTGATCCAGAGGGAGAGCGCGCGACGCACTGCGTGTAGCTCACATAAGTTATCGCGCAGATGGGGCCGTCCGGCGGTAAACTGGGCATGTGCGACGGCAACGATCTGGTTGGCGAGAGCGGCTTCGATCGTGAGTGGCACGTAGATGGCACGAGCGGTCATCGGAGCTGGAGGGGCCGCAGGATTTATCGCCTCTCACCAGGGAGGACGGCGACTGGGCGCTCTGAGAAGGCAAGAACTGGGACTTCTAACCCGCCGATGACCCGTGGGTCCCATGCCCCGACCGATCCGTTTCCCGGGCCGGTCGGGGTATTCTTTGGCTTACCCTATTCCGGGGTTGTACCGCCCCCGTTCTGGGTTGAAATCCAAGCGTTGCCGGGCGTGCATTGTACGAGTGCACGGTCGCTTCCGGCCGGTTCGGGGCTGTGAGCTGGGTGAGTGGTTGCTTCCGAAATGGGCAGCGCGAAGACGCTGCCGGTCATCTGGAATTTCACTGGACCGCTGGTTAAGATGAAGCGGTATTAGCCGCGTCCTATCTATGACCTCTGCGAGCTGATTTTCGTCAGCTCCGGGGAAGCTTGGCTGGGGCGCCCCCAGGAAATCCCACTGGGGGTGGAGCGGCTGAAGTTAATTCAGGAGGATACGTATGACTGCTGTGGCACCACGGCTCGACGCTGATGTCGTCGAGGCTGCACCGGCACGGCCGGAGCCGACCGGCAAGGCCCGCAAAGGCACCCGCCTTTGGGGCCTGATGACCACCACGGACCACAAACAGCTGGGCATTTTCTACATCATCACGGCGTTTATCTGGTTCTTCGTCGGTGGCCTGATGGCACTGTTGATCCGCGCGGAGCTCTTCTCCCCGGGTCTCCAGTTCCTTTCTAACGAGCAGTTCAACCAGCTGTTCACCCTGCACGGCACCGTGATGCTGCTGGCATTCGGTACCCCGATCGTGTGGGGCTTCGCTAACTTCGTTCTGCCGCTGCAGATCGGTGCCCCGGATGTCGCCTTCCCGCGTCTGAACGCGTTCGGCTTCTGGATCACCACCGCTGGTGTCATCGCTATGCTCGCCGGCTTCCTCACCCCAGGTGGTGCCGCCGACTTCGGCTGGACTATGTACCTGCCGCTGGCAGACGCGATCCACACCCCGGGTGTGGGTGCTGACCTGTGGATCCTCGGTGTCGGAGCAACCGGTATCGGTACCCTGGCCTCCGCCATCAACATGGTCACCACCGTGCTCACCCTGCGTGCGCCGGGCATGACCATGTTCCGTCTGCCGGTGTTCACCTGGACCATCTTCGTGGCCTCCATCCTGGCCCTGATGATCTTCCCGCTGCTGACCGCTGCAGCCCTCGGTGTCCTCTACGACCGCAAGCTCGGCGGCCACATCTTCGACCCGGCCAACGGTGGCGCCATTCTGTGGCAGCACCTGTTCTGGTTCTTCGGCCACCCCGAGGTCTACGTCTTGGCACTGCCGTTCTTCGGTATCATCTCCGAGGTCATCCCGGTCTTCTCCCGCAAGCCGGTCTTCGGCTACATCGGCCTGGTCTTTGCAACCCTGGCCATCGGTGGCCTGTCCATGGCTGTGTGGGCGCACCACATGTACGTCACCGGTGCGGTTCTGCTGCCGTTCTTCTCCTTCATGACCTTCCTGATTGCTGTTCCGACCGGCGTGAAGTTCTTCAACTGGGTGGGCACCATGTGGAACGGCCACCTCACCTTCGAAAGCCCAATGCTGTGGTCCGTCGGCTTCCTGTTCGTGTTCCTCTTCGGTGGTCTGACCGGCATTATGCTGGCTGCCCCGCCGCTGGACTTCCAGCTGTCTGACACCTACTTCGTTGTCGCGCACTTCCACTACACCCTCTTCGGTACGGTCGTGTTCGCGTCGTGCGCAGGCATCTACTTCTGGTTCCCGAAGATGACGGGCCGCATGCTCGACGAGCGCCTGGCGAAGATCCACTTCTGGCTCGTCATGATCGGCTTCAACATGACCTTCCTGGTCCAGCACTGGCTGGGCAACATGGGCATGCCGCGCCGTTACGCCGACTACCTGGACTCCGACGGCTTCACCCTGCTGAACCAGATCTCTACGATCGGCTCCTTCATCCTGGGTATCGCCTTCCTGCCGTTCATCTGGAACGTGTACAAGTCCTGGCGCTACGGCGAGGTCGTCACCGTCGACGACCCGTGGGGCTACGGCAACTCCCTGGAGTGGGCAACCTCCTGCCCGCCTCCTGGCCACAACTTCACCTCCCTGCCGCGTATCCGCTCTGAGCGCCCCGCGTTCGAGCTGCACTACCCGCACATGGTGGAGACCCTGCGCCGTGAGGCCCACACCGGCCACCACGACCCGCGCTCTGAGGCAACCACCCCGGAAGAGAACGAGCGCACTGGCTCTGACTCCCGTGAGTCCGAGACCGTGACCTCTGCTTCGCAGCGCACTGCCACGGAGACCGTGACCAAGGTGCGTCCGGCAGACGGCCGCGACTCCGGCTCCACCAAGGCGACCGACTAGTAGGCCACTCCTGAACTAACCGGCAGGCCCCGCTCCCCACATCGTGGAGCGGGGCCTGTTGCTGTAGGTTCGAATTCATGACGTATTCGGTGACACTTCAACCCGGCCTCCAGCACGCAGTGATCACGTTGTCGGGGGCTGATCACCCCGGTGTGAGTGCGGCATTCTTCGCGGTGTTGTCCCAGCACGGGGTGCAGCTGCTGGACGTTGAGCAGGCGCAGTTCCGTGGCCGTCTTGCTCTCGCGGCGTTCGCGGGCGTCACTACGAGCGGTGTCGAGGCGCTACGCCACGACCTTGAATCGGCGCCGGAGCTGGCGGACCAATCGGTGACCATCGAGACGGACGAGGCATCTTTGGCTCCGCAGCGTCGCCGTTCCACCCATGCTGTGGTCGTGCTGGGCGATCCGGTGACGGCGGAGGCGGTCTCTGAAATCGGCCGCACCCTCGCGGACTTCGGTGCGAACATCGACCGTATCCGCGGCATTTCTGATTACCCGGTGACGGGATTGGAGTTGTCGATCACCATTCCTGGTTCCGGCGACGAGGTCAGTCACACGGTGCGCCAAGCGTTAGCGGAGCTCACCACAGCTCTCGGCGTCGATATCGCGATTGAGCGCGCTGGTCTGGCCCGCCGCTCGAAACGCCTGGTGTGTTTCGACTGCGATTCGACCCTCATCACGGGCGAGGTCATCGAGATGCTCGCTGCTCACGCGGGTCGTGAAGCGGAGGTCGCCGAGGTCACCGAACGCGCGATGCGCGGGGAGCTGGATTTTGAGGAGTCGTTGCGCGAGCGCGTCGCAACGCTGGCGGGGCTGGACGCGTCGGTGCTTGACAGCGTCGCACGCGACATCGAACTCACGCCTGGCGCGCGCACAACGATCCGCACGTTGAAGCAGATGGGCTACCGCACCGCTGTCGTCTCGGGTGGGTTCATCCAGGTGCTTGAGCCGATGGCCGCCGACCTGGACCTCGATTACGTGCGCGCGAACACGCTCGAGATCGTGGACGGGAAACTCACCGGAAAGGTGATCGGCAAGGTCGTGGACCGCAAGGCGAAGGCGGAGTTCCTCGGCGAGTTCGCTGAAGATTCGGGCCTGCGTTTGTCCCAGACGGTGGCCGTTGGCGACGGTGCGAATGACATCGACATGCTCACCGCGGCCGGTCTGGGCATCGCTTTCAATGCGAAGCCAGCGCTGCGCGAGGTCGCGGACACCTCGGTCACCCATCCGTTCCTGGATTCGGTGCTGTACATCATGGGTGTGCCGCGCCATGAGATCGATACGCTCAACGAGGAGCACGGTATCGACGGCAAAGTCGCGCTCGATTAATGCCGGAAACAGCTGACACAGCCGCGCTCATCGCGGCAGCGCACCGCTTCCTAGCCGCGAGCCTTGCCGACGACCACCGCGGCGCAGAAGACCCAGACGATCCCGCCACCGTTCAGGCGATGCAGATCGCGCTGCACATTCCGAAAGCGGACCCGCCGCAGCGTAATGACGCTCTGGTGGCCGCTGCCCAAGCCGCTGCAGCTGTGTGTCTCGACCCGCGCGCGGGGCAAGAGTCCGCCTGGCGCGACGCGCTAGCACAGTGGTACGGCCACCGGATCCGCAAGATCGCCCGCCGTGCCCGCGGTGCCGCGTGGGAGAACGCGCAGACGCTGCCCGGCTGCACGTTCCGATCCAGCGCAACGGGTCCGGTCGCCGAAGCTCGCGCGTTCATTCCGTCCGCCGTCGGGGAGGTTCCGCACGCGATCGGCAAACTGCAGATCAAAGGCACCGACCTCCCGCACGATGACCTGCCGGCGCCCAGTGTCGGTGACATCGAGATGTCATCGGTGCCAGTGATTCTTGTCGACGGCTCGCTCGCAATGACCGCGGGTAAGGCCGCCGCCCAGGTCGGCCACGGGTCGATGCTGCTTGCCGCGCAGATGAGCGAAGCGTGGGCGGTGCGCTGGGCTCTCGACGGCTTTCCCCTTGCGGTCCGCGAGATGCCACGGGAGCTTATCCGCGCCACCGCGGCGCTTCCCGCGTCTGTCCCCGTCCGCGATAGCGG from Corynebacterium genitalium ATCC 33030 harbors:
- the ctaD gene encoding cytochrome c oxidase subunit I; its protein translation is MTAVAPRLDADVVEAAPARPEPTGKARKGTRLWGLMTTTDHKQLGIFYIITAFIWFFVGGLMALLIRAELFSPGLQFLSNEQFNQLFTLHGTVMLLAFGTPIVWGFANFVLPLQIGAPDVAFPRLNAFGFWITTAGVIAMLAGFLTPGGAADFGWTMYLPLADAIHTPGVGADLWILGVGATGIGTLASAINMVTTVLTLRAPGMTMFRLPVFTWTIFVASILALMIFPLLTAAALGVLYDRKLGGHIFDPANGGAILWQHLFWFFGHPEVYVLALPFFGIISEVIPVFSRKPVFGYIGLVFATLAIGGLSMAVWAHHMYVTGAVLLPFFSFMTFLIAVPTGVKFFNWVGTMWNGHLTFESPMLWSVGFLFVFLFGGLTGIMLAAPPLDFQLSDTYFVVAHFHYTLFGTVVFASCAGIYFWFPKMTGRMLDERLAKIHFWLVMIGFNMTFLVQHWLGNMGMPRRYADYLDSDGFTLLNQISTIGSFILGIAFLPFIWNVYKSWRYGEVVTVDDPWGYGNSLEWATSCPPPGHNFTSLPRIRSERPAFELHYPHMVETLRREAHTGHHDPRSEATTPEENERTGSDSRESETVTSASQRTATETVTKVRPADGRDSGSTKATD
- the serB gene encoding phosphoserine phosphatase SerB, with protein sequence MTYSVTLQPGLQHAVITLSGADHPGVSAAFFAVLSQHGVQLLDVEQAQFRGRLALAAFAGVTTSGVEALRHDLESAPELADQSVTIETDEASLAPQRRRSTHAVVVLGDPVTAEAVSEIGRTLADFGANIDRIRGISDYPVTGLELSITIPGSGDEVSHTVRQALAELTTALGVDIAIERAGLARRSKRLVCFDCDSTLITGEVIEMLAAHAGREAEVAEVTERAMRGELDFEESLRERVATLAGLDASVLDSVARDIELTPGARTTIRTLKQMGYRTAVVSGGFIQVLEPMAADLDLDYVRANTLEIVDGKLTGKVIGKVVDRKAKAEFLGEFAEDSGLRLSQTVAVGDGANDIDMLTAAGLGIAFNAKPALREVADTSVTHPFLDSVLYIMGVPRHEIDTLNEEHGIDGKVALD
- a CDS encoding aminoacyl-tRNA hydrolase, which gives rise to MPETADTAALIAAAHRFLAASLADDHRGAEDPDDPATVQAMQIALHIPKADPPQRNDALVAAAQAAAAVCLDPRAGQESAWRDALAQWYGHRIRKIARRARGAAWENAQTLPGCTFRSSATGPVAEARAFIPSAVGEVPHAIGKLQIKGTDLPHDDLPAPSVGDIEMSSVPVILVDGSLAMTAGKAAAQVGHGSMLLAAQMSEAWAVRWALDGFPLAVREMPRELIRATAALPASVPVRDSGFTEVAPGSVTVVAHPGAYSAEDSAEDFSAG